A stretch of Malus sylvestris chromosome 11, drMalSylv7.2, whole genome shotgun sequence DNA encodes these proteins:
- the LOC126591620 gene encoding uncharacterized protein LOC126591620 isoform X2: MKIGESRRACGIWLLPVKIPPFLSFPPPLSPPSPSPNARCVSAKPLDMGGRGVIGDRWSMRILWACAIGSAVSLYMVAVDRQLKNRERALAEELKAMEAESGSGY; the protein is encoded by the exons ATGAAAATTGGAGAAAGCAGAAGAGCATGTGGCATTTGGCTCTTACCGGTTAAAATTCCCCCGTTTCTCTCCTTCCCTCCGCCGCTCTCTCCTCCATCTCCGTCCCCAAACGCTAGGTGTGTCTCCGCCAAACCA CTAGATATGGGAGGCAGAGGAGTTATCGGGGATCGATGGTCCATGAGGATTCTCTGGGCGTGTGCAATTGGAAGTGCTGTCA GCCTATATATGGTTGCTGTGGACAGACAACTAAAGAACAGGGAACGAGCGCTGGCCGAAGAGTTAAAAGCCATGGAGGCAGAATCAGGCAGCG GATATTGA
- the LOC126591421 gene encoding MLO-like protein 11 isoform X1, with protein sequence MAKDEQEMRSLALIPTWSVATVLTILLAASLLVERGIHRLSYWLRKTNRKPLLEAVEKMKEELMLLGFISLLLTATSGMISSICIPSKFYDSNFSPCSRSEINEETESNSSQENRIPCKEGYEPIVSYEGLEQLHRFIFIMAITHISYSCLTMLLAIVKIHSWRVWEDEARKDRHDSLTDSVTEITRQLTMRRQSSFVNPSTPVVRNDIFIWVICFFRQFGHSVFRADYLTLRKGFIMNHNLSPKYDFHSYMIRSMEEEFQRIVGVSATLWGFVVAFMLLNVKGSNLYFWIAIIPIALVLLVGMKLQHIIATLALENAGITGSRREGKLRPRDDLFWFKKPELLLSLIHFCLFQNAFELATFFWFWWQFGYNSCFIRKHWLVYMRLILGFAGQFLCSYITLPLYALVTQMGTNYKAAIIPQRIRETIHGWGESARRRRRLGIYNDGSTIRTEASTEVLLEEDDHQTLDCPADDANTHDGIEVQSVSSSPASPCPVDNETSSTPATPLLQPSASISSSSVTLTIQREGIQRSASMPARRE encoded by the exons ATGGCGAAAGATGAACAAGAAATGAGATCGTTGGCCTTGATTCCAACATGGTCTGTTGCTACTGTGTTGACAATTTTGTTGGCTGCTTCTCTGCTTGTGGAGCGCGGAATCCATAGGCTAAGCTAT TGGCTGCGGAAAACTAATCGTAAACCCTTGCTTGAAGCTGTGGAGAAAATGAAGGAAG AGTTGATGTTACTTGGGTTTATCTCTCTCCTTTTGACGGCTACCTCAGGCATGATATCCAGTATTTGCATTCCATCAAAGTTCTACGATAGCAATTTTTCACCATGCTCTAGGTCTGAGATTAATGAAGAAACTGAAAGTAATTCGTCCCAAGAAAACCGTATTCCCTGCAAAGAG GGTTATGAACCAATTGTTTCATATGAAGGCCTTGAGCAGTTGCACCGCTTCATCTTTATCATGGCAATAACACATATATCCTACAGCTGCTTAACGATGTTGCTGGCAATAGTGAAG ATTCACAGCTGGAGAGTGTGGGAGGATGAGGCTCGAAAGGACCGACATGATTCATTGACTG ACTCTGTAACAGAGATCACACGGCAGTTGACAATGCGAAGGCAGTCTAGCTTTGTAAATCCGTCAACTCCTGTTGTCAGGAACGACATTTTTATCTGGGTG ATATGTTTCTTCCGGCAATTCGGGCATTCAGTGTTTCGTGCTGACTATTTAACACTCCGCAAGGGTTTCATCATG AATCACAACCTTTCGCCAAAGTATGACTTTCACAGCTATATGATTCGGTCTATGGAAGAGGAATTCCAAAGGATTGTTGGTGTGAG TGCCACACTCTGGGGATTTGTTGTTGCTTTCATGCTGCTTAATGTAAAAG GGTCTAATCTTTATTTCTGGATTGCAATCATTCCAATTGCG CTAGTTCTTCTTGTGGGAATGAAGCTGCAGCATATTATTGCAACCCTAGCATTGGAGAATGCTGGTATAACTGGATCTCGTCGAGAAGGAAAGCTGAGGCCTCGGGATGATCTTTTCTGGTTCAAGAAGCCTGAACTTTTGCTGTCCTTGATCCATTTTTGTTTATTCCAG AATGCATTTGAATTGGCTACattcttttggttttgg TGGCAGTTTGGGTATAATTCTTGCTTTATCCGAAAGCATTGGCTCGTGTATATGAGGCTGATTTTAGG GTTCGCCGGGCAGTTCTTGTGCAGCTACATCACCTTGCCACTGTATGCCTTGGTTACTCAG ATGGGAACGAATTATAAGGCGGCAATAATTCCACAAAGGATAAGAGAAACAATTCATGGATGGGGAGAGTCAGctaggagaagaagaaggctaGGCATATACAACGATGGTTCAACCATTCGCACAGAAGCAAGCACAGAAGTATTGCTCGAGGAAGATGATCATCAAACGCTCGATTGCCCTGCAGATGATGCTAATACGCATGATGGAATTGAAGTGCAATCGGTTTCTAGTTCTCCGGCCAGTCCTTGCCCAGTTGATAATGAAACCTCAAGTACGCCAGCTACACCCCTTCTTCAACCATCGGCTTCTATTTCTTCTTCATCTGTTACATTGACTATTCAAAGAGAAGGTATTCAAAGATCCGCATCAATGCCAGCTAGAAGGGAATGA
- the LOC126591620 gene encoding uncharacterized protein LOC126591620 isoform X1, which produces MKIGESRRACGIWLLPVKIPPFLSFPPPLSPPSPSPNARCVSAKPLDMGGRGVIGDRWSMRILWACAIGSAVSLYMVAVDRQLKNRERALAEELKAMEAESGSGLILAR; this is translated from the exons ATGAAAATTGGAGAAAGCAGAAGAGCATGTGGCATTTGGCTCTTACCGGTTAAAATTCCCCCGTTTCTCTCCTTCCCTCCGCCGCTCTCTCCTCCATCTCCGTCCCCAAACGCTAGGTGTGTCTCCGCCAAACCA CTAGATATGGGAGGCAGAGGAGTTATCGGGGATCGATGGTCCATGAGGATTCTCTGGGCGTGTGCAATTGGAAGTGCTGTCA GCCTATATATGGTTGCTGTGGACAGACAACTAAAGAACAGGGAACGAGCGCTGGCCGAAGAGTTAAAAGCCATGGAGGCAGAATCAGGCAGCG GGCTGATCCTGGCACGCTAG
- the LOC126590419 gene encoding putative nuclear RNA export factor SDE5, with product MQALNTPAASCDDERRDLEYLLEAFSSMVSLKDIASAYCQAKCNVEMAGEILCRSHLTSSNGASSSKVKLEGASATSLEGPESGRDFASAVHAGVSTAKSIQNPFNGMDNTRALKSKKLSASVGTVSGMIGKEYSRPRASTIEYTEVKKPLKLDWKEVPASAIWSEEVQSTTPPTNSKLQADAEEFLCKMLGEGFKLDMNVIREVLGLCGYDVQKSMENLLFMSASTLEKSDDVVGLAGLKSAEKRPDQHSAHSDLSESPVGEGDGLLSQQVLQALFHVPERTDEAPKRSLPSREVKRYKYKGLKGYVVKPFIDTVVECKATVALAPQGVSGPDGDDDNGYEVLRKSVKEFILYYKAAFNAFCEGDRARSDKLLEKGHYFNKMAREADEKSAQMLIQAQSSEDDVSLDLQNHEPKEATRLLRSQLTYLSGIPAFKYLRVIVGLNDEDTTGGARRRLIVKLLEKESIKWTEEENGRTISIRVDEIDPKSLSFSKK from the exons ATGCAAGCACTTAACACACCTGCTGCAAGCTGTGATGACGAGAGAAGGGACTTGGAGTATTTGCTTGAAGCATTTAGCTCAATGGTTTCTCTTAAGGACATAGCCTCCGCATACTGCCAGGCGAAGTGCAATGTAGAAATGGCTGGTGAAATTCTTTGCAGATCACATTTAACTTCCTCAAACGGTGCTAGTTCCTCAAAAGTTAAGCTTGAGGGTGCAAGCGCAACTTCTTTGGAAGGCCCGGAATCTGGACGGGACTTTGCAAGTGCAGTTCATGCAGGTGTGTCAACCGCCAAAAGTATTCAGAATCCCTTCAATGGAATGGACAACACCAGAGCATTGAAGTCAAAAAAACTTTCTGCTTCAGTGGGTACTGTTTCAGGGATGATTGGAAAGGAGTACAGTAGGCCCAGAGCATCAACAATTGAATATACTGAAGTGAAGAAACCATTAAAACTAGATTGGAAAGAAGTGCCTGCCTCTGCGATATGGAGTGAAGAAGTCCAATCAACCACGCCACCAACAAACAGCAAACTGCAAGCTGATGCTGAAGAATTTCTGTGTAAAATGCTTGGAGAGGGCTTTAAACTTGATATGAATGTGATCCGAGAAGTTCTTG GCCTTTGTGGATATGATGTGCAGAAG AGCATGGAGAATCTTCTTTTCATGTCAGCATCAACATTGGAGAAGTCTGATGATGTTGTCGGCTTAGCTGGTTTGAAG TCTGCAGAGAAGCGTCCAGATCAACATTCTGCCCATAG TGATTTATCTGAATCACCAGTAGGAGAAGGAGATGGGCTTCTTAGCCAACAGGTTTTACAAGCATTGTTTCATGTTCCTGAAAGAACTGACGAAGCACCTAAAAGAAGTCTCCCATCGAGGGAAGTGAAAAGATATAAATACAAGGGACTTAAGGGATACGTGGTTAAACCATTTATAGACACGGTTGTAGAATGTAAAGCTACTGTAGCACTAGCACCACAAGGAGTTTCCGGGCCAG ATGGAGATGATGATAATGGCTATGAGGTCCTACGTAAATCTGTGAAAGAAT TTATTTTATACTATAAAGCT GCTTTTAATGCATTTTGTGAGGGTGATCGTGCACGTTCAGACAAACTGCTAGAGAAG GGACATTACTTTAACAAAATGGCACGGGAAGCAGACGAAAAATCTGCTCAAATGCTTATTCAAGCTCAGAGTAG TGAAGATGATGTGTCTCTTGACTTGCAAAACCACGAGCCCAAGGAAGCTACACGTCTTCTAAGATCTCAGTTAACCTATCTCTCTGGCATCCCAG CTTTCAAGTATCTTCGGGTCATAGTGGGATTGAATGATGAAGATACAACAGGAGGAGCCCGGAGAAGACTG ATTGTGAAGCTACTGGAGAAGGAATCGATCAAATGGACCGAGGAGGAGAACGGGAGGACAATATCGATCCGAGTGGATGAAATTGACCCGAAAAGCTTGAGCTTCTCAAAAAAATGA
- the LOC126591421 gene encoding MLO-like protein 11 isoform X4 has translation MAKDEQEMRSLALIPTWSVATVLTILLAASLLVERGIHRLSYWLRKTNRKPLLEAVEKMKEELMLLGFISLLLTATSGMISSICIPSKFYDSNFSPCSRSEINEETESNSSQENRIPCKEGYEPIVSYEGLEQLHRFIFIMAITHISYSCLTMLLAIVKIHSWRVWEDEARKDRHDSLTEITRQLTMRRQSSFVNPSTPVVRNDIFIWVNHNLSPKYDFHSYMIRSMEEEFQRIVGVSATLWGFVVAFMLLNVKGSNLYFWIAIIPIALVLLVGMKLQHIIATLALENAGITGSRREGKLRPRDDLFWFKKPELLLSLIHFCLFQNAFELATFFWFWWQFGYNSCFIRKHWLVYMRLILGFAGQFLCSYITLPLYALVTQMGTNYKAAIIPQRIRETIHGWGESARRRRRLGIYNDGSTIRTEASTEVLLEEDDHQTLDCPADDANTHDGIEVQSVSSSPASPCPVDNETSSTPATPLLQPSASISSSSVTLTIQREGIQRSASMPARRE, from the exons ATGGCGAAAGATGAACAAGAAATGAGATCGTTGGCCTTGATTCCAACATGGTCTGTTGCTACTGTGTTGACAATTTTGTTGGCTGCTTCTCTGCTTGTGGAGCGCGGAATCCATAGGCTAAGCTAT TGGCTGCGGAAAACTAATCGTAAACCCTTGCTTGAAGCTGTGGAGAAAATGAAGGAAG AGTTGATGTTACTTGGGTTTATCTCTCTCCTTTTGACGGCTACCTCAGGCATGATATCCAGTATTTGCATTCCATCAAAGTTCTACGATAGCAATTTTTCACCATGCTCTAGGTCTGAGATTAATGAAGAAACTGAAAGTAATTCGTCCCAAGAAAACCGTATTCCCTGCAAAGAG GGTTATGAACCAATTGTTTCATATGAAGGCCTTGAGCAGTTGCACCGCTTCATCTTTATCATGGCAATAACACATATATCCTACAGCTGCTTAACGATGTTGCTGGCAATAGTGAAG ATTCACAGCTGGAGAGTGTGGGAGGATGAGGCTCGAAAGGACCGACATGATTCATTGACTG AGATCACACGGCAGTTGACAATGCGAAGGCAGTCTAGCTTTGTAAATCCGTCAACTCCTGTTGTCAGGAACGACATTTTTATCTGGGTG AATCACAACCTTTCGCCAAAGTATGACTTTCACAGCTATATGATTCGGTCTATGGAAGAGGAATTCCAAAGGATTGTTGGTGTGAG TGCCACACTCTGGGGATTTGTTGTTGCTTTCATGCTGCTTAATGTAAAAG GGTCTAATCTTTATTTCTGGATTGCAATCATTCCAATTGCG CTAGTTCTTCTTGTGGGAATGAAGCTGCAGCATATTATTGCAACCCTAGCATTGGAGAATGCTGGTATAACTGGATCTCGTCGAGAAGGAAAGCTGAGGCCTCGGGATGATCTTTTCTGGTTCAAGAAGCCTGAACTTTTGCTGTCCTTGATCCATTTTTGTTTATTCCAG AATGCATTTGAATTGGCTACattcttttggttttgg TGGCAGTTTGGGTATAATTCTTGCTTTATCCGAAAGCATTGGCTCGTGTATATGAGGCTGATTTTAGG GTTCGCCGGGCAGTTCTTGTGCAGCTACATCACCTTGCCACTGTATGCCTTGGTTACTCAG ATGGGAACGAATTATAAGGCGGCAATAATTCCACAAAGGATAAGAGAAACAATTCATGGATGGGGAGAGTCAGctaggagaagaagaaggctaGGCATATACAACGATGGTTCAACCATTCGCACAGAAGCAAGCACAGAAGTATTGCTCGAGGAAGATGATCATCAAACGCTCGATTGCCCTGCAGATGATGCTAATACGCATGATGGAATTGAAGTGCAATCGGTTTCTAGTTCTCCGGCCAGTCCTTGCCCAGTTGATAATGAAACCTCAAGTACGCCAGCTACACCCCTTCTTCAACCATCGGCTTCTATTTCTTCTTCATCTGTTACATTGACTATTCAAAGAGAAGGTATTCAAAGATCCGCATCAATGCCAGCTAGAAGGGAATGA
- the LOC126591421 gene encoding MLO-like protein 11 isoform X3, whose translation MAKDEQEMRSLALIPTWSVATVLTILLAASLLVERGIHRLSYWLRKTNRKPLLEAVEKMKEELMLLGFISLLLTATSGMISSICIPSKFYDSNFSPCSRSEINEETESNSSQENRIPCKEGYEPIVSYEGLEQLHRFIFIMAITHISYSCLTMLLAIVKIHSWRVWEDEARKDRHDSLTDSVTEITRQLTMRRQSSFVNPSTPVVRNDIFIWVNHNLSPKYDFHSYMIRSMEEEFQRIVGVSATLWGFVVAFMLLNVKGSNLYFWIAIIPIALVLLVGMKLQHIIATLALENAGITGSRREGKLRPRDDLFWFKKPELLLSLIHFCLFQNAFELATFFWFWWQFGYNSCFIRKHWLVYMRLILGFAGQFLCSYITLPLYALVTQMGTNYKAAIIPQRIRETIHGWGESARRRRRLGIYNDGSTIRTEASTEVLLEEDDHQTLDCPADDANTHDGIEVQSVSSSPASPCPVDNETSSTPATPLLQPSASISSSSVTLTIQREGIQRSASMPARRE comes from the exons ATGGCGAAAGATGAACAAGAAATGAGATCGTTGGCCTTGATTCCAACATGGTCTGTTGCTACTGTGTTGACAATTTTGTTGGCTGCTTCTCTGCTTGTGGAGCGCGGAATCCATAGGCTAAGCTAT TGGCTGCGGAAAACTAATCGTAAACCCTTGCTTGAAGCTGTGGAGAAAATGAAGGAAG AGTTGATGTTACTTGGGTTTATCTCTCTCCTTTTGACGGCTACCTCAGGCATGATATCCAGTATTTGCATTCCATCAAAGTTCTACGATAGCAATTTTTCACCATGCTCTAGGTCTGAGATTAATGAAGAAACTGAAAGTAATTCGTCCCAAGAAAACCGTATTCCCTGCAAAGAG GGTTATGAACCAATTGTTTCATATGAAGGCCTTGAGCAGTTGCACCGCTTCATCTTTATCATGGCAATAACACATATATCCTACAGCTGCTTAACGATGTTGCTGGCAATAGTGAAG ATTCACAGCTGGAGAGTGTGGGAGGATGAGGCTCGAAAGGACCGACATGATTCATTGACTG ACTCTGTAACAGAGATCACACGGCAGTTGACAATGCGAAGGCAGTCTAGCTTTGTAAATCCGTCAACTCCTGTTGTCAGGAACGACATTTTTATCTGGGTG AATCACAACCTTTCGCCAAAGTATGACTTTCACAGCTATATGATTCGGTCTATGGAAGAGGAATTCCAAAGGATTGTTGGTGTGAG TGCCACACTCTGGGGATTTGTTGTTGCTTTCATGCTGCTTAATGTAAAAG GGTCTAATCTTTATTTCTGGATTGCAATCATTCCAATTGCG CTAGTTCTTCTTGTGGGAATGAAGCTGCAGCATATTATTGCAACCCTAGCATTGGAGAATGCTGGTATAACTGGATCTCGTCGAGAAGGAAAGCTGAGGCCTCGGGATGATCTTTTCTGGTTCAAGAAGCCTGAACTTTTGCTGTCCTTGATCCATTTTTGTTTATTCCAG AATGCATTTGAATTGGCTACattcttttggttttgg TGGCAGTTTGGGTATAATTCTTGCTTTATCCGAAAGCATTGGCTCGTGTATATGAGGCTGATTTTAGG GTTCGCCGGGCAGTTCTTGTGCAGCTACATCACCTTGCCACTGTATGCCTTGGTTACTCAG ATGGGAACGAATTATAAGGCGGCAATAATTCCACAAAGGATAAGAGAAACAATTCATGGATGGGGAGAGTCAGctaggagaagaagaaggctaGGCATATACAACGATGGTTCAACCATTCGCACAGAAGCAAGCACAGAAGTATTGCTCGAGGAAGATGATCATCAAACGCTCGATTGCCCTGCAGATGATGCTAATACGCATGATGGAATTGAAGTGCAATCGGTTTCTAGTTCTCCGGCCAGTCCTTGCCCAGTTGATAATGAAACCTCAAGTACGCCAGCTACACCCCTTCTTCAACCATCGGCTTCTATTTCTTCTTCATCTGTTACATTGACTATTCAAAGAGAAGGTATTCAAAGATCCGCATCAATGCCAGCTAGAAGGGAATGA
- the LOC126591421 gene encoding MLO-like protein 11 isoform X2, which translates to MAKDEQEMRSLALIPTWSVATVLTILLAASLLVERGIHRLSYWLRKTNRKPLLEAVEKMKEELMLLGFISLLLTATSGMISSICIPSKFYDSNFSPCSRSEINEETESNSSQENRIPCKEGYEPIVSYEGLEQLHRFIFIMAITHISYSCLTMLLAIVKIHSWRVWEDEARKDRHDSLTEITRQLTMRRQSSFVNPSTPVVRNDIFIWVICFFRQFGHSVFRADYLTLRKGFIMNHNLSPKYDFHSYMIRSMEEEFQRIVGVSATLWGFVVAFMLLNVKGSNLYFWIAIIPIALVLLVGMKLQHIIATLALENAGITGSRREGKLRPRDDLFWFKKPELLLSLIHFCLFQNAFELATFFWFWWQFGYNSCFIRKHWLVYMRLILGFAGQFLCSYITLPLYALVTQMGTNYKAAIIPQRIRETIHGWGESARRRRRLGIYNDGSTIRTEASTEVLLEEDDHQTLDCPADDANTHDGIEVQSVSSSPASPCPVDNETSSTPATPLLQPSASISSSSVTLTIQREGIQRSASMPARRE; encoded by the exons ATGGCGAAAGATGAACAAGAAATGAGATCGTTGGCCTTGATTCCAACATGGTCTGTTGCTACTGTGTTGACAATTTTGTTGGCTGCTTCTCTGCTTGTGGAGCGCGGAATCCATAGGCTAAGCTAT TGGCTGCGGAAAACTAATCGTAAACCCTTGCTTGAAGCTGTGGAGAAAATGAAGGAAG AGTTGATGTTACTTGGGTTTATCTCTCTCCTTTTGACGGCTACCTCAGGCATGATATCCAGTATTTGCATTCCATCAAAGTTCTACGATAGCAATTTTTCACCATGCTCTAGGTCTGAGATTAATGAAGAAACTGAAAGTAATTCGTCCCAAGAAAACCGTATTCCCTGCAAAGAG GGTTATGAACCAATTGTTTCATATGAAGGCCTTGAGCAGTTGCACCGCTTCATCTTTATCATGGCAATAACACATATATCCTACAGCTGCTTAACGATGTTGCTGGCAATAGTGAAG ATTCACAGCTGGAGAGTGTGGGAGGATGAGGCTCGAAAGGACCGACATGATTCATTGACTG AGATCACACGGCAGTTGACAATGCGAAGGCAGTCTAGCTTTGTAAATCCGTCAACTCCTGTTGTCAGGAACGACATTTTTATCTGGGTG ATATGTTTCTTCCGGCAATTCGGGCATTCAGTGTTTCGTGCTGACTATTTAACACTCCGCAAGGGTTTCATCATG AATCACAACCTTTCGCCAAAGTATGACTTTCACAGCTATATGATTCGGTCTATGGAAGAGGAATTCCAAAGGATTGTTGGTGTGAG TGCCACACTCTGGGGATTTGTTGTTGCTTTCATGCTGCTTAATGTAAAAG GGTCTAATCTTTATTTCTGGATTGCAATCATTCCAATTGCG CTAGTTCTTCTTGTGGGAATGAAGCTGCAGCATATTATTGCAACCCTAGCATTGGAGAATGCTGGTATAACTGGATCTCGTCGAGAAGGAAAGCTGAGGCCTCGGGATGATCTTTTCTGGTTCAAGAAGCCTGAACTTTTGCTGTCCTTGATCCATTTTTGTTTATTCCAG AATGCATTTGAATTGGCTACattcttttggttttgg TGGCAGTTTGGGTATAATTCTTGCTTTATCCGAAAGCATTGGCTCGTGTATATGAGGCTGATTTTAGG GTTCGCCGGGCAGTTCTTGTGCAGCTACATCACCTTGCCACTGTATGCCTTGGTTACTCAG ATGGGAACGAATTATAAGGCGGCAATAATTCCACAAAGGATAAGAGAAACAATTCATGGATGGGGAGAGTCAGctaggagaagaagaaggctaGGCATATACAACGATGGTTCAACCATTCGCACAGAAGCAAGCACAGAAGTATTGCTCGAGGAAGATGATCATCAAACGCTCGATTGCCCTGCAGATGATGCTAATACGCATGATGGAATTGAAGTGCAATCGGTTTCTAGTTCTCCGGCCAGTCCTTGCCCAGTTGATAATGAAACCTCAAGTACGCCAGCTACACCCCTTCTTCAACCATCGGCTTCTATTTCTTCTTCATCTGTTACATTGACTATTCAAAGAGAAGGTATTCAAAGATCCGCATCAATGCCAGCTAGAAGGGAATGA
- the LOC126591422 gene encoding glycine-rich cell wall structural protein 1-like, translating to MQSKANIQKKMASRSIGLLALVCLLSLSNAHRVLKIKGPSGHEMKMRMQKPMGQGVGIGIGTGSGTGEGVGIGRGIGEGGDGEGFGEGYGKGIGEGGDGKGFGEGYGKGIGEGGDREGFGEGYGKGIGEGGDGKGFGEGYGKGIGEGGDREGFGEGYGKGIGEGGDGKGFGEGSGKGIGEGGDGKGFGEGYGKGIGEGGDGGFREGYGKGIGEGGHGKGFGEGYGKGIGGKGIGEGSDREGFREGYGKGIGEGSDGEGIGMGYGVGRGSGKGVGHGKGAGTGIGIGRGSGDSGYGEGRGVGIGTGHGDSGFGYGSNCGGGFYVPLPGYGCSYPSEPDPDQSIDWYQVCKACSYPGAPGCGRPDSSLYWYHICNSYGVLNRAGQGGQGERMQPDSSTNTPNAAKLHN from the coding sequence ATGCAAAGCAAAGCAAACATACAGAAAAAGATGGCTTCCCGCAGCATTGGGTTGTTGGCACTTGTCTGCTTGCTCAGCTTGAGCAATGCCCATAGGGTCCTCAAAATCAAGGGCCCAAGTGGGCATGAAATGAAAATGAGAATGCAAAAACCCATGGGCCAAGGCGTTGGCATTGGCATTGGGACTGGAAGTGGAACTGGGGAAGGTGTAGGCATTGGGAGGGGTATTGGTGAAGGCGGTGATGGTGAAGGATTTGGAGAGGGCTATGGAAAAGGCATTGGAGAAGGTGGAGATGGGAAAGGATTTGGAGAGGGTTACGGAAAAGGCATTGGTGAAGGCGGTGATAGAGAAGGATTCGGAGAGGGCTATGGCAAAGGCATTGGAGAAGGCGGAGATGGGAAAGGATTTGGAGAGGGCTACGGAAAAGGCATTGGTGAAGGCGGTGATAGAGAAGGATTCGGAGAGGGCTATGGCAAAGGCATTGGTGAAGGTGGAGATGGGAAAGGATTCGGAGAAGGCTCTGGAAAAGGCATTGGTGAAGGTGGAGATGGGAAAGGATTTGGAGAGGGCTACGGAAAAGGCATTGGTGAAGGCGGAGATGGAGGATTCCGAGAGGGCTATGGCAAAGGCATTGGTGAAGGTGGACATGGGAAAGGATTCGGAGAGGGCTATGGAAAAGGTATTGGTGGAAAAGGTATTGGTGAAGGCAGTGATAGAGAAGGATTTAGAGAGGGCTATGGAAAAGGCATTGGTGAAGGTAGTGATGGTGAAGGGATTGGAATGGGCTATGGTGTTGGCAGAGGCTCTGGCAAAGGTGTTGGGCATGGAAAAGGCGCTGGCACTGGTATTGGCATTGGTCGAGGTTCTGGAGACAGTGGATATGGGGAGGGTCGAGGAGTTGGTATTGGGACTGGGCATGGTGATAGCGGGTTTGGTTACGGAAGCAATTGCGGTGGGGGCTTTTACGTTCCTCTCCCAGGCTACGGTTGTAGTTACCCAAGTGAGCCAGACCCAGATCAGTCAATTGATTGGTACCAAGTTTGCAAGGCATGTAGTTACCCGGGTGCGCCGGGCTGTGGCCGCCCTGATAGCTCACTTTATTGGTACCATATCTGCAACAGTTATGGTGTCCTCAACCGAGCAGGCCAGGGTGGACAAGGAGAACGCATGCAACCAGATTCATCTACCAACACACCAAATGCTGCAAAGCTACATAACTAG